A window from Solanum stenotomum isolate F172 chromosome 5, ASM1918654v1, whole genome shotgun sequence encodes these proteins:
- the LOC125864560 gene encoding delta(8)-fatty-acid desaturase-like gives MGDSKKYITAEELKKHNKREDLWISVQGKVYNVTDWIKQHPGGDIPLLNLAGQEATDAFIAFHPGTAWKHLDNFFTGYYLQDYKVSEVSRDYRKLCVDFAKAGLFEKKGHGVMYSFCFIGFLLFLTFYGVIFSDSFLIHMLSGALLGLSWMQISYLGHDSGHYLIMTNKGFNKMVQIMSGNCLTGISIAWWKWTHNAHHVACNSLDYDPDLQHLPVFAVSSSLFKSLNSTFYGRELTFDSLAKFFVSYQHFTFYPIICVSRVNLFVQTLLLLFSRRKVPDRFLNILGIMVFWTWFPLLVFALPNWTERVLFVLTSFAVTGIQHVQFCLNHFAADVYVGQPKGNDWFEKQTAGTIDIDCSPQMDWFFGGLQFQLEHHLFPRLPRCQLRKVSPIVQELCKKHNLSYRSLSFFEANRWTIRTLRTAAMQARGLLWEAVNTHG, from the coding sequence atgGGGGATTCAAAAAAGTACATAACAGCTGAGGAGTTAAAGAAGCATAACAAAAGAGAGGATTTATGGATCTCTGTTCAGGGGAAAGTTTATAATGTGACTGATTGGATTAAGCAGCACCCTGGTGGAGATATCCCTTTACTTAATCTTGCTGGACAAGAAGCAACTGATGCATTCATTGCTTTTCATCCAGGTACTGCTTGGAAACATCTTGATAACTTCTTTACTGGTTATTATTTACAAGATTATAAGGTTTCTGAGGTATCAAGGGATTATAGAAAGCTTTGTGTTGACTTTGCTAAAGCTGGATTGTTTGAAAAAAAGGGTCATGGGGTTATgtattcattttgttttattggGTTTTTGCTTTTCTTGACTTTCTATGGTGTAATTTTTAGTGATAGTTTCTTGATTCATATGCTTTCTGGAGCATTGTTGGGGTTATCTTGGATGCAGATTTCTTATTTGGGTCATGATTCTGGTCATTACTTGATAATGACAAATAAGGGGTTCAATAAAATGGTACAGATTATGTCAGGGAATTGTCTTACTGGGATTAGTATTGCTTGGTGGAAATGGACTCATAATGCTCATCATGTGGCTTGTAATAGCTTGGATTATGATCCTGATCTTCAGCACTTGCCAGTTTTTGCAGTATCTTCAAGTCTGTTTAAGTCATTGAATTCTACCTTCTATGGAAGAGAGTTAACGTTCGATTCTCTGGCAAAATTCTTTGTCAGCTATCAACATTTTACTTTCTATCCAATCATTTGTGTTTCCAGGGTGAATTTGTTTGTACAgacgttgttgttgttgttctcaAGAAGGAAAGTGCCTGATAGATTTTTGAACATATTGGGGATCATGGTTTTCTGGACTTGGTTTCCGCTTCTTGTTTTCGCCTTGCCTAATTGGACAGAGAGGGTGTTGTTTGTTCTCACAAGCTTTGCTGTGACCGGGATTCAACACGTTCAGTTCTGTCTGAATCATTTTGCTGCTGATGTCTATGTTGGACAGCCTAAGGGGAATGATTGGTTTGAGAAACAAACAGCGGGGACTATTGACATTGATTGTTCTCCTCAGATGGATTGGTTCTTTGGAGGATTGCAGTTCCAGCTTGAGCATCATCTGTTTCCAAGGCTACCAAGGTGCCAACTGAGGAAAGTTTCTCCTATTGTGCAGGAGCTATGCAAAAAGCACAATTTGTCCTACAGGAGTTTGTCCTTCTTTGAGGCCAATAGGTGGACAATAAGGACACTCAGGACTGCGGCGATGCAGGCTAGGGGTCTGCTCTGGGAAGCTGTTAACACTCATGGCTAA
- the LOC125864561 gene encoding delta(8)-fatty-acid desaturase-like produces the protein MGDSKKYITAEELKKHNKREDVWISVQGKVYNVTDWIKQHPGGDIPILNLAGQEATDAFIAFHPGTAWKHLDNFFTGYYLQDYEVSEVSRDYRKLCVDFAKAGLFEKKGHGVMYSFCFIGLLLSLTFYGVLFSNSFLIHMLSGALLGLTWMQISYLGHDSGHYLIMTTKGFNKMVQIMSGNCLTGISIAWWKWTHNAHHVACNSLDYDPDLQHLPVFAVSSSLFKSLNSTFYGRELTFDSLAKFFVSYQHFTFYPIICVSRVNLFVQTLLLLFSKRKVPDRFFNILGIMVFWTWFPLLVLSLPNWTERVLFVLTSFAVTGIQHVQFCLNHFAADVYVGQPKGNDWFEKQTAGTIDIACSPQMDWFFGGLQFQLEHHLFPRLPRCQLRKISPIVQELCKKHNLSYRSLSFFEANRWTIRTLRTAAMQARGMLWEAVNTHG, from the coding sequence ATGGGGGATTCAAAAAAGTACATAACAGCTGAGGAGTTAAAGAAGCATAACAAGAGAGAGGATGTATGGATCTCTGTTCAGGGGAAAGTTTACAATGTGACTGATTGGATTAAGCAACACCCTGGTGGGGATATCCCTATACTTAATCTTGCTGGACAAGAAGCAACTGATGCATTCATTGCTTTTCATCCAGGTACTGCTTGGAAACATCTTGATAACTTCTTTACTGGTTATTATTTACAAGATTATGAGGTTTCTGAGGTATCAAGGGATTATAGAAAGCTTTGTGTTGACTTTGCTAAAGCTGGATTGTTTGAAAAAAAGGGTCATGGGGTGATGTATTCATTCtgttttattgggttattgctTTCCTTGACTTTCTATGGTGTACTTTTTAGTAATAGTTTTTTGATTCATATGCTTTCTGGAGCATTGTTGGGATTAACTTGGATGCAGATTTCATATTTGGGTCATGATTCTGGTCATTACTTGATTATGACAACAAAGGGGTTCAACAAAATGGTTCAGATTATGTCAGGGAATTGTCTTACTGGGATTAGTATTGCTTGGTGGAAATGGACTCATAATGCTCATCATGTGGCTTGTAATAGCTTGGATTATGATCCTGATCTTCAGCACTTGCCAGTTTTTGCAGTATCTTCAAGTCTGTTTAAGTCATTGAATTCTACTTTCTATGGAAGAGAGCTAACGTTTGATTCCCTGGCGAAATTCTTTGTCAGCTATCAACATTTTACTTTCTATCCAATCATTTGTGTTTCCAGGGTGAATCTATTTGTTCAGACGTTGTTGCTATTGttctcaaaaagaaaagtaCCTGATAGATTTTTTAACATATTGGGGATCATGGTTTTCTGGACTTGGTTTCCGCTTCTTGTTCTCTCCTTGCCTAATTGGACAGAGAGGGTGTTGTTTGTTCTCACAAGCTTTGCTGTGACCGGGATTCAACACGTTCAATTCTGTCTGAATCATTTTGCTGCTGATGTCTATGTTGGACAGCCTAAGGGGAACGATTGGTTTGAGAAACAAACAGCGGGGACGATTGACATTGCTTGTTCTCCTCAGATGGATTGGTTCTTTGGAGGATTGCAGTTCCAGTTAGAGCATCATCTATTTCCAAGGCTACCAAGGTGCCAATTGAGGAAAATTTCTCCTATTGTGCAGGAGCTATGCAAAAAGCACAATTTGTCCTACAGGAGTTTGTCCTTCTTTGAGGCCAATAGGTGGACAATACGGACACTCAGGACTGCGGCAATGCAGGCTAGGGGTATGCTCTGGGAAGCTGTTAACACTCATGGCtag
- the LOC125864579 gene encoding uncharacterized protein LOC125864579, producing MLCLEIVEVHAPDRVMRQFGRPQHIPAIPSWGTNHHVHDQRRRLGSEVLEMLDKYFRDWGNRHQSLAVEVDDGTRGAGYKLWYMRYGRLLIVAERHSLSFTW from the exons ATGCTTTGCCTAGAGATTGTTGAGGTGCACGCACCTGATAGAGTGATGCGTCAGTTTGGTCGTCCCCAACATATACCTGCGATTCCTAGTTGGGGAACCAACCACCACGTGCATGATCAGCGTAGGAGGCTTGGATCGGAGGTTCTTGAAATGTTGGATAAATATTTTCGTGATTGGGGTAATCGACATCAGAGTTTAGCGGTTGAGGTAGATGATGGTACTAGAGGGGCAGGGTATAAATTGTGGTACATGCGGTATGGAAGGTTGCTTATAG TGGCAGAGAGACACAGCCTTAGCTTCACATGGTGA
- the LOC125865549 gene encoding serine/threonine-protein phosphatase 7 long form homolog yields the protein MERVVNPGPIDRTLLLSQHEHKSELLWKGEISFTSLMRTVCMNDAWNLFRLHRPYGRVEEILRRSRLYDVVCVGRMQYDCALVTAMVERWRPETHCFHLPFGEVTITLQDVQVLFGLRIDGDVVYMQDATRRIRPWRTLLETLTGCAIAPADMDGASRVRIHSITGYLRDQLQIDPIGDATPVERVEKISRLYMLVILGGILFPNTSGNLISLQYLAFLDPIHDVGKYSWGSAVLAYLYRALCRASIGNVVDICGFIPLLQVWCWERILPVQPSAPPPHDGDVLLPYARRWTRGIDRDTESHHVLIPIRDQLDRMTKDQVH from the exons ATGGAGCGTGTTGTGAATCCTGGACCGATTGATCGTACACTTCTTCTCTCTCAGCATGAGCATAAATCAGAATTGTTATGGAAAGGTGAGATATCATTTACTAGCCTTATGAGGACGGTGTGCATGAATGATGCCTGGAATTTGTTTCGTTTGCATCGACCTTATGGACGTGTTGAGGAGATCTTACGTAGGTCAAGACTGTATGATGTAGTTTGTGTGGGCAGGATGCAGTATGACTGTGCCCTTGTTACAGCTATGGTTGAGCGTTGGAGGCCAGAAACTCATTGCTTCCACTTACCTTTTGGTGAGGTCACGATTACATTACAGGATGTGCAGGTCTTGTTTGGTTTGCGCATCGATGGTGATGTTGTGTACATGCAGGATGCTACACGGAGGATTCGTCCATGGCGTACTTTATTAGAGACACTCACAGGATGCGCCATAGCACCTGCTGATATGGATGGTGCGAGCCGGGTGAGGATACATAGCATTACCGGCTACTTGCGAGATCAGTTACAAATAGATCCGATAGGAGATGCTACTCCAGTGGAGCGGGTTGAGAAAATTTCTAGACTTTACATGCTTGTTATATTGGGGGGCATCTTATTTCCGAACACGTCGGGGAACCTTATTAGCTTACAATACTTAGCGTTCCTAGATCCCATCCACGATGTAGGTAAGTATAGTTGGGGCAGTGCAGTGTTGGCCTACTTGTACCGTGCACTTTGTCGGGCATCTATCGGTAATGTGGTTGACATTTGCGGATTTATTCCTCTCCTTCAG GTTTGGTGTTGGGAGAGGATCTTGCCTGTACAACCATCAGCTCCTCCGCCGCATGATGGTGATGTATTACTTCCATATGCTAGGCGATGGACGCGTGGAATTGATAGGGATACTGAGTCACATCATGTTCTTATCCCGATTAGAGATCAGCTAGACCGCATGACAAAGGATCAGGtacattaa